Proteins co-encoded in one Armatimonadota bacterium genomic window:
- a CDS encoding ketol-acid reductoisomerase, whose protein sequence is MREGTGAPAATGAAGDNTFTSTVFPVETLELAERRESFVRGGRHLFPLLPRALEGIRTIGVIGWGSQAPAQALNLRESLAGTPIRVVVGLRAGSPSWEAARQAGFTEADGTLGEMFDVIARADLVLLLIADAAQAELYPRIFEALRPGATLGLSHGFLLGHLRNVGATWPPHVNVVGVCPKGMGPSVRRLYEQGRELNGAGINTSFAVEQDVDGRATDIALAWSVGLGAPYTFKTTLRSEYLSDIFGERAILLGAVWGIVESLYRHYLGRGYAPHEAFVHACESITGPIAAAISKGGLRAVYERLAPAERDEFERAYTAAYQVTWPLLVEIYDEVASGNELRSVVMATKRLAEYPMPPIEGSGMWKVGAEVRAARSRSGAEVHAFTAGTFLGTMMAQIDLLIARGHPYSEIANESVIEAVDSLLPYMHARGVAYMVDNCSTTARLGTRKWGPRFEALLSQIAYPRAETQPADPALVAAFRDHPIHDVLAQLAAMRPPVDIAVR, encoded by the coding sequence ATGCGTGAGGGCACGGGGGCGCCGGCGGCCACCGGCGCCGCAGGCGACAACACGTTCACCTCGACGGTCTTCCCGGTCGAGACGCTGGAGCTGGCCGAGCGGCGCGAGTCGTTCGTGCGCGGCGGCCGGCACCTCTTCCCGCTGCTCCCGCGGGCCCTGGAGGGCATCCGCACCATCGGCGTCATCGGGTGGGGGTCGCAGGCGCCGGCCCAGGCGCTGAACCTGCGCGAGTCGCTGGCCGGGACGCCGATCCGCGTCGTGGTGGGGCTGCGCGCGGGCTCGCCGTCGTGGGAGGCGGCCCGGCAGGCGGGCTTCACCGAGGCCGACGGCACCTTGGGCGAGATGTTCGACGTCATCGCCCGCGCCGACCTGGTGCTGCTGCTGATCGCCGATGCCGCCCAGGCCGAGCTCTACCCCCGCATCTTCGAGGCGCTGCGGCCCGGCGCGACCCTGGGCCTGTCCCACGGCTTCCTGCTCGGCCACCTGCGCAACGTGGGCGCCACCTGGCCGCCGCACGTCAACGTGGTGGGGGTCTGTCCCAAGGGCATGGGGCCGTCGGTCCGGCGCCTGTACGAGCAGGGCCGCGAGCTGAACGGCGCCGGCATCAACACCTCGTTCGCGGTCGAGCAGGACGTCGACGGGCGGGCCACCGACATCGCGCTGGCGTGGTCGGTGGGCCTGGGCGCGCCGTACACCTTCAAGACCACGCTGCGCTCCGAATACCTCTCCGACATCTTCGGCGAGCGGGCGATCCTGCTGGGCGCCGTCTGGGGCATCGTGGAGAGCCTGTACCGCCACTACCTGGGCCGCGGGTACGCGCCCCACGAGGCGTTCGTCCACGCGTGCGAGAGCATCACCGGTCCCATCGCCGCCGCCATCTCCAAGGGCGGGCTGCGCGCGGTCTACGAGCGCCTGGCGCCGGCCGAGCGCGACGAGTTCGAGCGGGCCTACACCGCCGCCTACCAGGTGACCTGGCCCCTGCTGGTCGAGATCTACGACGAGGTGGCCTCGGGCAACGAGCTGCGCAGCGTGGTGATGGCCACCAAGCGCCTGGCCGAGTACCCGATGCCGCCCATCGAGGGCAGCGGCATGTGGAAGGTGGGCGCCGAGGTGCGCGCCGCCCGCAGCCGCAGTGGCGCCGAGGTGCATGCGTTCACCGCGGGCACGTTCCTGGGCACCATGATGGCCCAGATCGACCTGCTCATCGCCCGCGGCCACCCCTACTCCGAGATCGCCAACGAGTCGGTGATCGAGGCGGTGGACTCGCTGCTGCCCTACATGCACGCGCGGGGCGTGGCCTACATGGTCGACAACTGCTCCACCACGGCGCGCCTGGGCACGCGCAAGTGGGGGCCGCGCTTCGAGGCGCTGCTGAGCCAGATCGCCTACCCGCGGGCCGAGACGCAGCCCGCCGACCCCGCGCTGGTGGCGGCGTTTCGCGACCACCCGATCCACGACGTGCTGGCGCAGCTGGCGGCCATGCGGCCGCCCGTGGACATCGCGGTGCGCTAG
- the ilvB gene encoding biosynthetic-type acetolactate synthase large subunit, translating into MARQMTAPRTPRPATQPARQPMTGAQALVEALRREGVELLFGHPGGASLPIYDALYDAPDIRHVLVRHEQVAAHAAVGYARASGRVGVCTATSGPGATNLVTGITDAMMDSAPIVAITGQVPRPVIGNDAFQEADVTGITMPITKWNTLVLRTADIPRVVKQAFYLARTGRPGPVLIDIPRDVSQETAEFEFPDEVTIPGYRPVLDGSPNQIAAAAEALAAAERPIVYAGGGIISSNATAELTALMEKTRIPVALTLMGKGAVDETHPYCLGMLGMHGSVYANYAINEADVILAVGVRFDDRVTGRLKDFAPRARFIHIDIDPAEIGKNKPAHIPIVGDAKRVLAALVEKVRPPQIDAWWKQIDEWRTRYPFRYRQRDGVISHQYVCDLLHRLTEGRAVVTTDVGQHQMWMAQWYKPRGPRQFITSGGLGAMGFGFPAAMGAKFAVPDRQVIAVVGDGGFMMTLQDLITAAEWGLSLPVIVLNNNALGMVRQWQSFFYRNRLSASLLRNPDFARLAEVFGCRGIRVERPEQVDPALREALATEGRPCVVDVLCDPEENCLPMIPSGQSVKEIIIDA; encoded by the coding sequence ATGGCTCGACAGATGACGGCACCGCGCACCCCGCGTCCGGCGACCCAGCCGGCGCGCCAGCCCATGACCGGCGCGCAAGCGCTGGTCGAAGCGCTGCGCCGGGAGGGGGTCGAGCTCCTCTTCGGGCACCCGGGCGGCGCGTCGCTGCCGATCTACGACGCGCTCTACGACGCCCCCGACATCCGCCACGTCCTGGTCCGCCACGAGCAGGTGGCCGCGCACGCGGCGGTCGGCTACGCGCGCGCGTCGGGCCGGGTCGGGGTGTGCACCGCCACCTCGGGCCCCGGCGCCACCAACCTGGTCACCGGCATCACCGACGCCATGATGGACTCGGCGCCGATCGTGGCCATCACGGGCCAGGTGCCGCGGCCGGTGATCGGCAACGACGCCTTCCAGGAAGCCGACGTGACCGGCATCACCATGCCCATCACCAAGTGGAACACGCTGGTGCTGCGCACGGCGGACATCCCGCGGGTCGTGAAGCAGGCCTTCTACCTGGCGCGCACGGGCCGGCCCGGCCCGGTACTGATCGACATCCCCCGCGACGTCTCTCAGGAGACCGCCGAGTTCGAGTTCCCCGACGAGGTGACCATCCCGGGCTACCGGCCGGTGCTGGACGGCAGCCCCAACCAGATCGCCGCCGCAGCCGAGGCCCTGGCCGCTGCCGAGCGGCCGATCGTCTACGCCGGCGGCGGCATCATCAGCAGCAACGCCACCGCCGAGCTGACAGCGCTGATGGAGAAGACGCGCATCCCCGTGGCCCTCACGCTGATGGGCAAGGGCGCGGTGGACGAGACGCACCCGTACTGCCTGGGCATGCTCGGCATGCACGGCAGCGTCTACGCCAACTACGCCATCAACGAGGCCGACGTGATCCTGGCGGTGGGCGTGCGCTTCGACGACCGGGTGACCGGGCGGCTCAAGGACTTCGCGCCCCGGGCCCGCTTCATCCACATCGACATCGACCCGGCCGAGATCGGGAAGAACAAGCCGGCCCACATCCCCATCGTGGGCGACGCCAAGCGGGTGCTGGCCGCCCTGGTCGAGAAGGTGCGCCCGCCGCAGATCGATGCCTGGTGGAAGCAGATCGACGAGTGGCGCACGCGCTACCCGTTCCGCTACCGGCAGCGCGACGGCGTGATCAGCCATCAGTACGTCTGCGACCTGCTGCACCGGCTCACCGAGGGACGGGCCGTGGTCACCACCGACGTGGGCCAGCACCAGATGTGGATGGCCCAGTGGTACAAGCCGCGCGGGCCCCGACAGTTCATCACCTCGGGCGGCCTGGGCGCCATGGGCTTCGGCTTCCCGGCGGCCATGGGCGCCAAGTTCGCGGTGCCCGACCGGCAGGTGATCGCCGTGGTGGGCGACGGCGGGTTCATGATGACGCTGCAGGACCTGATCACGGCCGCCGAGTGGGGCTTGAGCCTGCCGGTGATCGTCCTCAACAACAACGCCCTGGGCATGGTGCGGCAGTGGCAGTCGTTCTTCTACCGCAACCGGCTGTCGGCGTCGCTGCTGCGCAACCCCGACTTCGCCCGGCTGGCCGAGGTCTTCGGGTGCCGCGGCATCCGCGTCGAGCGGCCCGAGCAGGTCGACCCCGCCCTGCGCGAGGCCCTGGCCACCGAGGGGCGCCCCTGCGTCGTCGACGTCCTGTGCGACCCGGAGGAGAACTGCCTGCCGATGATCCCCTCGGGCCAGTCGGTGAAGGAGATCATCATCGATGCGTGA
- a CDS encoding SDR family oxidoreductase — translation MDLHDRIALVTGGATGIGRATVLALVRAGARGVAINYRTTRAEAEALAHEVTALGADALPVQADVRRDDEVRAMVRQVEARFGRLDVLVNNAGTTRWIPLGDLEALTDEVWDELFDTNVKGAFRCTRAAASLLAATEGMVVNVASISGILAPKTMSSLAYGATKAALIYLTRGLAVALAPRVRVNAVAPAFTDTRWMQTHFGDRYPQAVAAAAASYPLGRIATPDEVARAIVGLVTGGDFVTGQTLVVDGGLSLS, via the coding sequence ATGGACCTGCACGACCGCATCGCCCTGGTCACTGGCGGCGCGACCGGCATCGGCCGCGCCACGGTCCTGGCGCTGGTTCGCGCCGGGGCGCGCGGCGTGGCCATCAACTACCGCACCACCCGCGCCGAGGCCGAGGCGCTGGCCCACGAGGTGACGGCGCTGGGGGCAGACGCCCTGCCCGTGCAGGCCGACGTGCGCCGCGACGACGAGGTGCGGGCCATGGTGCGCCAGGTGGAGGCCCGGTTTGGCCGCCTCGACGTGCTGGTGAACAACGCCGGCACCACCCGGTGGATCCCGCTGGGCGACCTGGAGGCGCTCACCGACGAGGTCTGGGACGAGCTCTTCGACACCAACGTCAAGGGCGCGTTCCGGTGCACCCGGGCCGCGGCATCGCTGCTGGCCGCCACGGAGGGCATGGTGGTCAACGTGGCGTCGATCTCGGGCATCCTGGCGCCCAAGACGATGTCGTCGCTGGCCTACGGTGCGACCAAGGCGGCACTGATCTACCTGACGCGCGGCCTGGCAGTGGCGCTGGCGCCCCGCGTACGCGTCAACGCCGTCGCGCCGGCGTTCACCGACACGCGCTGGATGCAGACGCACTTCGGCGACCGCTACCCCCAGGCGGTGGCCGCGGCGGCCGCCTCCTACCCGCTGGGCCGCATCGCCACGCCCGACGAGGTGGCGCGCGCCATCGTCGGGCTGGTCACCGGCGGCGACTTCGTGACCGGCCAGACCCTGGTGGTCGACGGCGGCCTGAGCCTCAGCTGA
- a CDS encoding glucose 1-dehydrogenase produces the protein MRLAGKVALITGAGGGMGREAALLFAAEGARVVVADVRQDAAEKTAAAIRATGGEGLAVRCDVAVPEDNRAMVDAAVARYGGLHVFYANAGIVDRRPDGGDVGLERISLETWQRILAVNLTGVFLGCRYAIPAIVKAGGGSVILTASIGALVAHRAHNHAYVASKAAVLGLARNLAVEYAPHRVRVNCLCPGQIHTPMMEPFVHDPARAQDIIARTPMGRFGQAREVAQVALFLASDESSFMTGAAVVVDGGWTAL, from the coding sequence ATGCGGCTGGCCGGGAAGGTCGCGCTCATCACCGGGGCCGGCGGCGGCATGGGGCGCGAGGCGGCGCTGCTGTTCGCCGCCGAGGGCGCCCGCGTGGTGGTGGCCGATGTCCGCCAGGACGCCGCGGAAAAGACGGCGGCGGCGATCCGGGCCACAGGCGGCGAGGGCCTGGCGGTCCGCTGCGACGTGGCGGTCCCCGAGGACAACCGGGCGATGGTGGACGCCGCGGTGGCGCGGTACGGGGGGCTCCACGTCTTCTACGCCAACGCCGGCATCGTCGACCGCCGGCCAGACGGCGGCGACGTGGGCCTCGAGCGCATCAGCCTCGAGACGTGGCAGCGGATCCTGGCCGTGAACCTCACCGGTGTCTTCCTCGGCTGCCGGTACGCGATCCCGGCGATCGTGAAGGCCGGTGGCGGCTCGGTGATCCTCACCGCCTCCATCGGTGCCCTGGTGGCCCACCGCGCCCACAACCACGCCTACGTCGCCTCCAAGGCCGCGGTGCTGGGGCTGGCCCGCAACCTGGCCGTCGAGTACGCGCCCCACCGCGTCCGCGTGAACTGCCTGTGCCCCGGCCAGATCCACACGCCCATGATGGAGCCCTTCGTGCACGACCCCGCGCGGGCCCAGGACATCATCGCCCGGACCCCGATGGGACGCTTCGGGCAGGCCCGGGAGGTGGCGCAGGTCGCGCTCTTCCTGGCTTCCGACGAGTCGTCGTTCATGACCGGGGCCGCGGTCGTCGTCGACGGAGGCTGGACCGCGCTCTGA
- a CDS encoding dihydrodiol dehydrogenase → MRADPDEQLLEITNEFATVRVRKVRTRNGERLEIASPRLGYWIRLDALALESLTWQPMDTFTRFLETPFGPTPFGPAAPPPDDGRPAPDR, encoded by the coding sequence GTGAGGGCCGACCCCGACGAGCAGCTGTTGGAGATCACCAACGAGTTCGCCACCGTGCGCGTGCGCAAGGTGCGGACGCGCAACGGCGAGCGCCTGGAGATCGCCTCGCCCCGGCTGGGCTACTGGATCCGGCTGGACGCCCTGGCCCTGGAGAGCCTGACCTGGCAGCCCATGGACACCTTCACCCGCTTCCTCGAGACGCCCTTCGGGCCGACCCCGTTTGGCCCCGCCGCCCCGCCGCCCGACGACGGGCGTCCCGCCCCCGACAGGTGA
- a CDS encoding aromatic-ring-hydroxylating dioxygenase subunit beta codes for MTAASDPERARAAALREEVLEFLYEEAALVDAGRLEEWLALLTDDVQYQMPLRLTRERGSPTDVAREMQYFWDDRTTLELRVRRLRTDFAWAEDPPSRTRHFISNVRIAPGPSPDEVHVRSYVLIYRNRGDSPQAELLSGERRDVLRREAGGWKLARREFVVDQATLGTQNLSFFV; via the coding sequence ATGACCGCGGCGAGCGATCCGGAGCGGGCCCGCGCGGCGGCGCTGCGCGAGGAGGTGCTGGAGTTCCTGTACGAGGAGGCGGCGCTGGTGGACGCCGGCCGGCTGGAGGAGTGGCTCGCGCTGCTCACCGACGACGTCCAGTACCAGATGCCGCTACGCCTGACCCGCGAGCGGGGCAGCCCCACCGACGTGGCCCGCGAGATGCAGTACTTCTGGGACGACCGCACGACGCTCGAGCTGCGCGTGCGGCGCCTGCGCACCGACTTCGCGTGGGCCGAGGACCCGCCCTCGCGCACCCGCCACTTCATCTCCAACGTGCGCATCGCCCCCGGCCCGAGCCCGGACGAGGTGCACGTGCGCTCGTACGTGCTGATCTACCGCAACCGCGGCGACAGCCCGCAGGCCGAGCTGCTGTCGGGGGAACGCCGCGACGTCCTGCGCCGCGAGGCCGGGGGCTGGAAGCTGGCGCGCCGGGAGTTCGTCGTCGATCAAGCGACACTTGGGACCCAGAACCTCTCGTTCTTCGTGTGA
- a CDS encoding aromatic ring-hydroxylating dioxygenase subunit alpha — protein sequence MSVTTRTARRALDRLAGVHPERGEIPAFIFTDPDLFRLEMDAIFTRCWLFVGHESEVPAPGDYVTRRMGEHPVIMVRGEDGRVRVLLNVCRHRGMRICRADLGNASHFRCPYHGFTYKNTGELIGIPFQKEIYGDAIDRARFGLLEARSEAYQGLVFATWHDRAEPLRDYLGAMAWYLDLLAGRAEMEVVGPPWRHELASNWKLPAENFASDAYHTLHTHASTAEIGLTPTPRWAKDGYHVYAGRGHGVMVGTPAARCIFPDALLPEYERRLRPEQFALLRTLANMPGTVFPNLSFLISAVTLKGQLVSHTELYQWQPLAPDRIEVLSWLLVERNAPPAWKELSRQAYVLTFGPSGVFSQDDTENWTQITRNSRGPVAGRLGYIYEMGKDAAPTTAFAGPGVAYEGKYSEANARGFYRRWLDLLQEAVEE from the coding sequence ATGTCGGTCACGACCAGGACCGCGCGACGGGCGCTGGACCGCCTAGCGGGCGTCCATCCGGAGCGGGGCGAGATCCCCGCCTTCATCTTCACCGACCCCGACCTGTTCCGCCTGGAGATGGACGCCATCTTCACGCGGTGCTGGCTGTTCGTCGGCCACGAGAGCGAAGTGCCCGCCCCCGGCGACTACGTGACCCGCCGCATGGGCGAGCACCCCGTCATCATGGTGCGGGGCGAAGACGGGCGCGTGCGGGTGCTGCTCAACGTCTGCCGGCATCGCGGCATGCGGATCTGCCGGGCCGATCTGGGCAACGCGTCGCACTTCCGCTGTCCCTACCACGGCTTCACCTACAAGAACACCGGGGAACTGATCGGCATCCCCTTCCAGAAGGAGATCTACGGCGACGCCATCGACCGCGCGCGCTTCGGGCTGCTGGAGGCCCGCAGCGAGGCCTACCAGGGCCTGGTCTTCGCCACGTGGCACGACCGGGCGGAGCCGCTGCGCGACTACCTGGGCGCCATGGCCTGGTACCTCGACCTCCTGGCCGGGCGCGCCGAGATGGAGGTGGTGGGGCCGCCCTGGCGGCACGAGCTGGCCAGCAACTGGAAGCTGCCGGCCGAGAACTTCGCCTCCGACGCCTACCACACGCTCCACACCCACGCCTCCACAGCCGAGATCGGCCTGACGCCCACGCCGCGCTGGGCCAAGGACGGCTACCACGTCTACGCCGGCCGCGGGCACGGGGTCATGGTCGGCACGCCGGCGGCCCGGTGCATCTTCCCGGACGCGCTGCTGCCCGAGTACGAGCGCCGGCTGCGGCCCGAGCAGTTCGCGCTGCTGCGCACGCTGGCCAACATGCCCGGTACCGTCTTCCCCAACCTGTCGTTCCTGATCTCAGCGGTCACCCTCAAGGGCCAGCTGGTCTCGCACACCGAGCTCTACCAGTGGCAGCCCCTGGCACCCGACCGCATCGAGGTCCTCTCGTGGCTGCTGGTCGAGCGCAACGCGCCCCCGGCGTGGAAGGAGCTGTCGCGGCAGGCCTACGTCCTGACCTTCGGGCCGTCGGGGGTCTTCTCGCAGGACGACACCGAGAACTGGACGCAGATCACACGCAACAGCCGGGGCCCGGTGGCCGGGCGCCTGGGCTACATCTACGAGATGGGGAAGGACGCGGCGCCCACGACGGCGTTCGCCGGGCCCGGCGTGGCCTACGAGGGCAAGTACAGCGAGGCCAACGCCCGGGGATTCTACCGGCGCTGGCTCGACCTGCTGCAGGAGGCGGTGGAGGAATGA
- a CDS encoding M20/M25/M40 family metallo-hydrolase, with the protein MNHPIAAALHPDRVLELARGMIRIPSFTGEERAVADWLADTMEAMGFDEVRQQEVTPGRPNVIGVVRGVDHATPSILFNGHTDHNMVCDGWTRDPFGAEVDGGFLYGLGAANMKAGNAAMLAAVEAALRAGLRPRGDLKVAFVVGELQGGLGTKAALKAGLRADMFLLAEPTELGVLTMHAGVVQVRVVVHGQMRHYTTRSGRKIHAIEKAMAIAQALGPSYEPIPPGSWLTFTPHPDYDGLPRYNLGVIRGGITPQILAWRPALVPDYCEMILDVRVVPGQTPETVLADLRRLIERLRRDDPDLRAEVSLVEGRDFFPPFHVPLDHPVVRAMTEAHRRVFGEDPRVGALAPTKYAGADSAHMAAAGIPGVLYGPGGKYLSIPDERVEVEQVVGASRAFCLVIERAWGLW; encoded by the coding sequence ATGAACCATCCGATCGCGGCCGCGCTGCACCCTGACCGAGTCCTCGAGCTCGCCCGGGGGATGATCCGTATTCCGAGCTTCACCGGCGAAGAGCGAGCCGTGGCCGACTGGCTGGCCGACACCATGGAGGCCATGGGCTTCGACGAGGTGCGACAGCAAGAGGTAACGCCGGGGCGCCCAAATGTCATCGGGGTAGTGCGTGGTGTCGACCACGCGACGCCCTCTATTCTGTTCAACGGCCATACCGACCACAACATGGTCTGTGACGGGTGGACACGCGATCCGTTCGGCGCGGAGGTGGACGGGGGATTCCTGTACGGGTTGGGCGCGGCCAACATGAAGGCGGGTAACGCCGCCATGCTGGCGGCCGTGGAGGCGGCGCTGCGCGCCGGACTGCGGCCCCGGGGCGACCTCAAGGTCGCGTTCGTCGTCGGCGAACTGCAGGGCGGCCTGGGCACCAAGGCAGCCCTGAAGGCCGGCCTGCGCGCCGACATGTTCCTGCTAGCGGAGCCCACCGAACTGGGGGTGCTGACGATGCACGCCGGCGTGGTGCAGGTGCGGGTCGTCGTGCACGGCCAGATGCGCCACTACACCACGCGTTCGGGCCGGAAGATCCACGCCATCGAGAAGGCCATGGCGATCGCGCAGGCCCTGGGCCCCTCGTACGAGCCGATCCCGCCAGGAAGCTGGTTGACGTTCACCCCGCACCCAGACTACGACGGGCTGCCCCGGTACAACCTGGGGGTCATCCGCGGCGGCATCACGCCGCAGATCCTGGCCTGGCGCCCCGCGCTGGTGCCCGACTACTGCGAGATGATCCTCGACGTTCGTGTCGTGCCCGGCCAGACGCCCGAAACGGTGCTGGCCGACCTGCGTCGCCTCATCGAGCGACTCAGGCGCGACGATCCCGACCTGCGGGCCGAGGTGAGTCTGGTCGAGGGCCGCGACTTCTTCCCGCCCTTCCACGTGCCGCTCGATCACCCCGTGGTGCGAGCCATGACTGAGGCCCACCGGAGGGTTTTCGGGGAGGATCCGCGGGTGGGCGCCCTGGCGCCGACGAAGTATGCAGGGGCGGACTCGGCGCACATGGCCGCGGCAGGCATTCCCGGGGTGCTCTACGGGCCGGGGGGCAAGTACCTGAGCATTCCCGACGAGCGCGTCGAGGTCGAACAGGTCGTGGGCGCCAGCCGGGCGTTCTGCCTGGTGATCGAGCGCGCCTGGGGGCTGTGGTGA
- a CDS encoding ABC transporter substrate-binding protein, with translation MTWALHVPIDRLDPSASFSLATGMVVGRNVFDRLVEHDDQLNIRPGLALSWMPARDGRTWTFKLRQGVRFHDGTPFNADVVVFNVTRAVNPQLRLPAGSFAWAGVKGARRVDEYTVEIFGDQPLAALLNNIADSGLGVIISPQALQRARDPRDFVPVGTGPFKFVSWQPDGDLVLEANRDYWGGPPAIDRLVVRVSPTPSTRVAQLEGGEVDLITQVPLQEIQRLSAIRGIEVAVKPATSWTYIAMNNRKPAFADAQVRRALNHLVDKQTIIDKVLFGVGRPADSPIGSAYRVHKSVKVYQYDPGLARQLLDQAGWRVGADGVRQKDGQRLAGTLWVPVGRFAGGAAMAQVIASAFRGVGVDVRVQEVEFGFYLAEARRGPEESRIELVMAGWGTADPDTGLRPVLHSESWPPRGNNIAFYRNPRVDELLDRGAATMDPTGRTAIYHRVQELVMDDAPWLFLTERREAVAWRSHVRGIRFIPSSAGLIDVRGVSVVR, from the coding sequence GTGACGTGGGCACTGCACGTGCCCATTGACCGCCTGGATCCCAGCGCGTCGTTCTCGCTGGCCACCGGGATGGTCGTTGGGCGCAATGTCTTCGACCGCCTAGTCGAGCACGACGACCAGCTGAATATTCGTCCGGGCCTCGCCCTTTCCTGGATGCCGGCGCGGGACGGCCGCACGTGGACGTTCAAACTCCGCCAGGGCGTGCGGTTCCACGACGGCACGCCTTTTAACGCCGACGTGGTGGTGTTCAACGTCACGCGCGCCGTGAATCCGCAACTGCGACTACCGGCAGGGTCGTTCGCGTGGGCGGGCGTCAAGGGCGCGCGCAGAGTTGACGAGTACACCGTCGAGATCTTTGGCGATCAGCCGCTGGCGGCGTTGCTCAACAACATCGCCGACTCGGGCCTCGGCGTCATCATCAGCCCACAGGCCTTGCAGCGCGCGCGTGACCCTCGCGACTTTGTCCCGGTGGGCACCGGGCCGTTCAAGTTCGTGTCCTGGCAGCCCGACGGCGACCTCGTGCTGGAGGCCAATCGCGACTACTGGGGCGGGCCCCCTGCCATTGACCGCCTGGTCGTGCGCGTTTCCCCAACACCGTCCACGCGGGTGGCGCAGCTGGAAGGTGGCGAAGTCGACCTGATCACGCAGGTACCGCTCCAGGAGATCCAACGGCTCAGCGCGATCCGAGGGATCGAAGTGGCGGTGAAGCCTGCGACGTCGTGGACGTACATCGCGATGAACAACCGCAAGCCGGCGTTCGCGGACGCCCAGGTGCGCCGCGCGCTCAATCATCTGGTGGACAAGCAGACGATCATCGACAAGGTGCTGTTCGGCGTCGGTAGACCTGCGGACTCGCCGATCGGATCAGCCTATCGCGTCCACAAGAGCGTGAAGGTCTACCAGTACGATCCGGGCCTCGCCCGACAGCTGCTGGACCAGGCCGGATGGCGAGTTGGTGCCGATGGCGTGCGCCAGAAGGACGGGCAGCGCCTGGCCGGAACGTTGTGGGTGCCGGTGGGGCGGTTCGCTGGCGGCGCGGCCATGGCACAGGTGATCGCGTCGGCGTTCCGTGGTGTCGGCGTGGACGTTCGCGTTCAGGAAGTCGAGTTCGGGTTTTACCTGGCCGAGGCTCGACGCGGCCCGGAGGAGTCCCGTATCGAGCTGGTCATGGCCGGGTGGGGCACCGCCGACCCTGACACGGGCCTGCGCCCGGTGTTGCACTCGGAATCGTGGCCGCCGCGCGGGAACAACATCGCCTTCTACCGCAACCCGCGCGTCGACGAGCTGCTGGATCGGGGTGCGGCCACCATGGATCCTACCGGACGCACGGCGATCTACCACCGCGTACAGGAGCTGGTCATGGACGACGCGCCATGGCTATTTCTCACCGAGAGGCGCGAGGCAGTGGCCTGGCGGTCCCACGTCCGCGGCATCCGATTCATCCCCTCGTCGGCTGGGCTGATCGACGTCCGCGGCGTCTCCGTGGTGCGGTGA
- a CDS encoding ABC transporter permease, which yields MSLAGHRGARVVPAAAERPVHRVWRRVRRDPAGLGGLVLLAIIALGAAMGPMLLSGDPSAPHLDRTFLPPGPQHPLGTDHLGRDLLVRIVHGARVSLLSAAGALGLGLLAGVPVGLVAGTTRGMVDEVLMGATEVLMSFPGALLAILAVAVLGPGPRNVVLAVGIASAPVFARLVRGVALGLREREFVEAARALGASGARILARHILPGCLAPIVVAAMLRLGVTIVTVAGLGFLGLGGDPAAPEWGAMLSQGQEYLRRAPHIVLAPGLAILLVVLSVNLAGDALADALDPRVRSRRGAG from the coding sequence GTGAGCCTCGCGGGCCACAGGGGCGCGCGGGTGGTGCCAGCGGCCGCCGAGCGGCCGGTGCACCGGGTCTGGCGCCGGGTGCGTCGCGACCCGGCCGGCCTGGGTGGGCTGGTCTTACTCGCGATCATCGCTTTGGGAGCAGCGATGGGGCCGATGCTGCTCTCTGGCGACCCCAGCGCGCCGCACCTGGATCGGACGTTCCTGCCGCCAGGGCCGCAGCATCCGCTGGGTACCGATCACCTGGGCCGTGATCTGCTCGTGCGAATCGTGCATGGCGCGAGGGTTTCGCTGCTGAGCGCCGCTGGCGCCTTAGGCCTCGGCCTGCTCGCGGGTGTGCCCGTCGGGCTCGTCGCGGGCACGACGCGCGGCATGGTGGACGAGGTATTGATGGGCGCTACCGAGGTGCTGATGTCTTTCCCCGGGGCACTGCTCGCGATCCTCGCGGTCGCGGTCCTAGGTCCTGGGCCCCGCAACGTCGTGCTCGCGGTAGGCATTGCCTCGGCGCCGGTCTTCGCCCGCCTTGTGCGCGGTGTCGCGCTCGGGTTGCGGGAGCGAGAGTTCGTAGAAGCGGCCCGTGCGCTCGGCGCCAGTGGTGCGCGCATCCTGGCGCGGCACATCCTTCCCGGGTGCCTGGCGCCCATCGTCGTCGCCGCAATGCTGCGCCTGGGAGTGACGATCGTCACGGTGGCCGGGCTGGGATTCCTGGGGTTGGGCGGCGACCCGGCGGCGCCCGAGTGGGGCGCGATGCTCAGTCAGGGACAGGAGTACCTCCGCCGCGCGCCGCACATCGTGCTGGCGCCGGGGTTGGCGATCTTGCTAGTGGTCCTCAGTGTCAACCTGGCCGGCGATGCGCTGGCCGACGCGCTCGATCCGCGCGTTCGCTCGCGGCGCGGTGCAGGATGA